The Prosthecomicrobium sp. N25 nucleotide sequence GATCCCCGGGGTCATCACCTTCGGGGCCGGCCACTTCTACATCAGCCAGTCCGACAAGGGCGGCCTGGTCTTCGGCGGCGACATCGACGGCTACGCCTCCTACGCCCAGCGCGGCAACCTGCCGGTCATCCGCGACGTCTGTGAGGGCGGCATGGCCCTGATGCCGATGATCGGCCGCGCCCGCATCCTGCGCCACTGGGGCGGCATCATGGACATGTCGATGGACGGCTCGCCGATCATCGACCGGACCCCCGTGCCCGGCCTCTACCTGAACGCCGGCTGGTGCTACGGCGGCTTCAAGGCGACCCCCGCCTCGGGCATGACTTTCGCTCATCTCCTCGCCCGCGACGAACCGCACCCCGCCGCCGCCCTCCTCCGCCTCGACCGCTTCCGAAACGGCCTCGTGGTCGACGAGAAGGGCGCCGGCGCCCAGCCGAACCTGCACTGACCCCCCATGGCCCGCGCTCTCCCCGCCCTCGCCGGATCCCGCCGATGCTGATCCCCTGCCCCTATTGCGGGCCGCGCGACGCGGCCGAGTTCGTCTACCGCGGCGACGCCGCGCCGAAGCGTCCGCCCGAGGGCGCCGGCGAGGAGGCGGCCTTCGACTACGTCTACCTGCGCGACAATCCCGCCGGGCCGGTCGAGGAACTGTGGTGGCACCGGGCGGGCTGCCAGTCCTGGCTGGTGGTCGGCCGCGACACCCGCACCCACGTCGTCTCCGGCGCCCGCCTCGCCGCCGAGGAGGTGCGTCCGTGACCGGCCATCGCCTGCCGACGGGCGGCCTGATCGACCGCACCCGCCCCCTCGGCTTCCGCTTCGACGGCCGGTCGATGCGGGGCTATGCGGGCGACACGCTGGCCTCCGCGCTGCTCGCCTCCGGCACGCGCCTCGTCGGCCGCTCCTTCAAGTATCACCGCCCCCGCGGCCTCTTCGCCGCCGGCCCGGACGAGCCGAATGCCCTCGTGGAGATCGGCACGGGCCCCCGGCGCGATCCGAACACCAAGGCGACCCTGGTCGAGCTCTACGAGGGCCTGGAGGCGACCAGCCAGAACCGCTGGCCGTCGCTCGGCTTCGACCTGATGGCCGTCAACGGGCTCTTCTCGAAGCTCTTCGTCGCCGGCTTCTACTACAAGACCTTCAAGTGGCCCTCGGCCTTCTGGGAGAAGCTCTACGAGCCCGCGATCCGCCGCGCCGCCGGCCTCGGCCGCCTCTCCGGCGAACCGGACCCGGACGCCTACGAGACGGCGACCGCCCATGCCGACCTGCTCGTGGTCGGCGCGGGCCCGGCCGGCCTGATGGCCGCGCTGGCCGCCGGGCGCGCGGGCGCCCGGGTGATCCTGGCGGAGAGCGGCCCCCGGCTCGGCGGCGCCCTCCTGGAGGAAACCGGGCCGGTCGGCGGACGCGCGGCGGTGGAGGTCGCGGCGGCCCTCGAGGCGGAGCTCGCGAGCCTGCCGAACGTCCGCATCCTCCGGCGCACGACCGTGTTCGGCGCCTACGACGGCGGCGCCTTCGGGGCGCTCGAGAAGGTGTCG carries:
- a CDS encoding sarcosine oxidase subunit delta; amino-acid sequence: MLIPCPYCGPRDAAEFVYRGDAAPKRPPEGAGEEAAFDYVYLRDNPAGPVEELWWHRAGCQSWLVVGRDTRTHVVSGARLAAEEVRP